A part of Plasmodium sp. gorilla clade G2 genome assembly, chromosome: 8 genomic DNA contains:
- a CDS encoding dicarboxylate/tricarboxylate carrier, whose translation MDRDIAKYDLESSSSVDVKKKGNNNKSVFEKIKPFAVGGASGMFATFCIQPLDMVKVRIQLNAEGKNTVKNPFVVAKNIIKNEGFLSLYKGLDAGLTRQIIYTTGRLGLFRTFSDMVKKEGEPLPFYKKCFCALAAGGLGAFIGNPADLSLIRLQADNTLPKELKRNYTGVFNALYRISKEEGLFALWKGSVPTIARAMSLNLGMLSTYDQSKEFLQKYLGVGMKTNLVASVISGFFAVTLSLPFDFVKTCMQKMKADPVTKKMPYKNMLDCSIQLYKKGGISIFYSSYATYYVRIAPHAMITLITVDYLNNLLKKYS comes from the coding sequence atggACAGAGATATAGCTAAATACGATTTAGAATCAAGTTCAAGTGTTGATGTGAAGAAAAAGGGAAATAATAACAAGAGTGTTTTTGAAAAGATAAAACCATTCGCTGTAGGAGGAGCGAGTGGTATGTTTGCAACATTTTGTATCCAGCCATTAGATATGGTAAAAGTAAGAATTCAATTAAATGCTGAAGGAAAAAATACAGTTAAGAATCCATTTGTAGTTGctaagaatataataaagaatgaAGGATTTTTGTCATTATATAAAGGATTAGATGCTGGTTTAACTCGtcaaattatttatacaacAGGTCGATTAGGATTATTTCGTACTTTTTCAGATATGGTAAAAAAAGAAGGTGAACCTTTacctttttataaaaaatgtttttgTGCTTTAGCTGCTGGTGGATTAGGAGCTTTTATTGGAAATCCTGCAGATTTATCTTTAATTAGATTACAAGCTGATAATACATTAccaaaagaattaaaaagaaattatactGGTGTGTTTAATGCATTATATAGAATTTCAAAAGAAGAAGGATTATTTGCTCTATGGAAAGGTTCTGTCCCAACTATAGCTAGAGCTATGTCATTAAATTTAGGAATGCTTTCTACATATGATCAATCTAAAGaatttttacaaaaatatCTTGGTGTTGGTATGAAAACTAATCTAGTTGCTAGTGTTATTAGTGGCTTTTTTGCGGTCACTTTAAGTTTACCTTTTGATTTTGTTAAAACGTGCATGCAAAAAATGAAAGCAGATCCTGTTACTAAAAAAATgccttataaaaatatgttagaTTGTTCTattcaattatataaaaaaggaggTATCTCTATTTTCTATTCAAGTTATGCTACTTATTATGTTCGTATCGCACCACATGCTATGATTACACTTATAACTGTTGATTATCTAAataatcttttaaaaaaatattcgtAA
- a CDS encoding GTP-binding protein, putative has product MHKKIRLICKLALYAKRKSHVLYLSRRNITFATFKNELNDIGDSILKQNVIHSNLLQIKKKRLYLSFPYHSHREKKNDILINDSAYEDNECIYIKGEKSIYINLKETINGKKKKLEGINENYRDDNHMDINKDHINCNNNAQNSENYIKEEKKNGSCEDICHNIITNNTQINVDQIDSITHNNKDNYFYKEMVEGNNQNDKINSNELKSTFECNKIKEKNEALMKFLTEENDNIMIRNEKRFCDFLWVTTKSGKGGNPNYKKQRSKKLKGEGYGGHGGNVILKSKKSIYDLIKIEQKVKANNGEDFKENSRGKDGKDKIIFVPVGTIVRKRISCKLKNENNRRIYKSIFWYQFLNENEELLVARGGKGGISYSHFKKHDYRLPEKSETTLLELELRLLNDVAFIGIENSGKTSLCSSLSKYLGNINSNIFTTTIPHISNINYVDGVEITLLDTPYLFFNAHKDKNKGKRILRHLYRSKLIIYVIDVSNDKLKNVDDLQIQDYYTRNEANQKGYNENINITNSFYDMNNSNINTINNDVTNNLNNLNNKNNENSDILNINKNEKKDISITNIQNNNEENLKDYYNDTIKQIKMLRNELFLYNPEYLNKKELVVATKCDMLHKNSLFNLDSLYYRLKNIFPHIEVIGTSAKFGLGIKLLSRKIREIIYPQHILQNKKLYSKHIEDYIIPTYTHFKQGRIKLQNYELPEYLKHIYDHNYMENFDYFLKKKKKEKKVDTEQCEELHINDNYKENCHYLIEDGKK; this is encoded by the coding sequence ATGCATAAAAAGATAAGGCTCATATGCAAACTAGCATTATATGCTAAAAGAAAGTCCCATGTACTTTATTTGTCAAGAAGAAATATCACATTTGCTACTTTTAAAAATGAGTTAAATGACATAGGTGATAGCattttaaaacaaaatgtTATTCATAGTAACCTTCttcaaataaagaagaaaaggtTATATTTATCCTTCCCTTATCATTCAcatagagaaaaaaaaaatgacataCTTATAAATGATAGTGCTTATGAAGATAACGagtgtatttatattaagggggaaaaaagtatatatattaacttgAAAGAGACgataaatggaaaaaaaaaaaaattagaaggtataaatgaaaattatagaGATGATAACCATATGGATATTAATAAGGATCATattaattgtaataataatgcgCAAAATTCTGAAAATTATATcaaagaagaaaagaaaaatggtTCTTGTGAAGATATTtgtcataatataataacaaataatacaCAAATAAATGTCGATCAAATTGATAGTATtacacataataataaagataattatttttataaagaaaTGGTTGAAGGGAATAACCAAAATGACAAAATAAATAGTAATGAATTAAAGAGCACCTTTGAGTGTAACaagataaaagaaaaaaatgaagcaCTAATGAAATTTTTAAcagaagaaaatgataatattatgatacGAAATGAAAAAAGGTTTTGTGATTTTTTATGGGTAACTACAAAATCTGGAAAAGGAGGCAAtccaaattataaaaaacaaagaaGCAAAAAACTTAAAGGGGAAGGATATGGAGGACATGGTGGaaatgttatattaaaaagtaaaaaaagtatatatgatttaattaaaatagaACAAAAAGTTAAAGCAAATAATGGTGAAgattttaaagaaaatagtAGAGGAAAAGATGGGaaagataaaattatttttgttcCTGTAGGTACTATTGTAAGAAAAAGAATTTCGTGCAAactaaaaaatgaaaataatagaagaatatataaaagtatattcTGGTATcaatttttaaatgaaaatgaagaattattAGTTGCCAGAGGTGGCAAAGGAGGTATTTCTTATTctcattttaaaaaacatgATTATAGATTACCAGAAAAAAGTGAAACCACATTATTAGAATTAGAATTAAGATTATTAAATGATGTAGCATTTATTGGTATAGAAAATAGTGGAAAAACATCCTTATGTAGTAGTTTAAGTAAATATTtaggaaatataaatagtaatatatttactaCCACCATTCCacatatatcaaatattaattatgtaGATGGAGTTGAAATAACCTTATTAGATACTccctatttattttttaatgcaCATAAAGATAAAAACAAAGGAAAACGAATATTAAGACATTTATACAGAAGCAAattgataatatatgttattgaTGTTTcaaatgataaattaaaaaatgtggACGATTTACAAATACAAGATTATTACACACGAAATGAAGCAAATCAAAAAggatataatgaaaatataaatattactaaTAGCTTTTATGATATGAACAATTCTAACATTAATACTATAAACAATGATGTTACTAATAATTTGAATAAccttaataataaaaataatgaaaattcagatattttaaatattaataaaaatgaaaaaaaagatatatctataactaatatacaaaataataatgaagagaATTTAAaggattattataatgataccattaaacaaattaaaatgtTACGTAATGAATTATTCTTATACAATCcagaatatttaaataaaaaagaattagtTGTAGCTACTAAATGTGATATGCTACATAAAAATTCTTTATTCAACTTagattctttatattatcgtttaaaaaatatattcccACATATTGAAGTTATTGGAACGTCTGCAAAATTTGGATTAGGTATAAAATTACTTAGTAGAAAAATTAGAGAAATTATTTATCCTCAacatatattacaaaataaaaaattatattcaaaACATATTGAAGATTATATTATTCCTACCTATACTCACTTTAAACAGGGAAGAATCAAATTACAAAATTATGAGTTGCCAGAATATCTCAAGCATATATATGACCACAATTATATGGaaaattttgattatttcttgaaaaagaaaaaaaaagaaaaaaaggttGATACAGAACAGTGCGAGgaattacatataaatgataattataaggAAAACTGTCATTATTTGATTGAAGatgggaaaaaataa
- a CDS encoding Fe-S cluster assembly protein DRE2, putative — protein MIINFVGNTLIILNEDIPCDLLKKKYKELFVPTISVLDFQKKRLYRKYNNIFLYTYKNYSFFWELENNILHKVQKCLNKNGILKLIIYINNNDVIKPDKNENNNNKNNNDIKINIDQKDYCTNYINDIFKNIKKECLYNGFINIVSETSVAENGIILNITAENPDFLSNEDNDISSDDEDIYNNVDDKKKVVNRVCDNCTCGKKEKLLNSENKVLINEKDGEYITENVVSSCGNCYLGDAFRCASCPYKGLPAFKPGENVKLNLNNESN, from the exons atgataattaaTTTTGTAGGGAatacattaataatattgaatgAAGATATTCCGTGTGACttgttaaagaaaaaatataaggagTTATTTGTTCCAACAATAAGTGTATTagattttcaaaaaaaaagattatacAGAAAATACAACAAcatctttttatatacttataagAATTACTCTTTTTTTTGGgaattagaaaataatattcttcATAAAGTACAGAaatgtttaaataaaaatggaatattaaaattaataatttatataaataacaatgATGTTATAAAAcctgataaaaatgaaaataataataataaaaataataatgatataaaaatcaaTATAGATCAAAAAGATTATTgtacaaattatataaatgatatttttaaaaatataaaaaaagaatgtttatataacggatttataaatatagttAGTGAAACCTCAGTGGCGGAAAATggaattattttaaat attACTGCCGAAAATCCGGATTTTCTGTCTAATGAAGACAATGATATTAGCTcagatgatgaagatatatataataatgtagatGACAAGAAAAAGGTTGTAAATAGAGTATGTGATAATTGTACTTGTGGAAAAAAAGAGAAACTATTAAATTCGGAAAATAAAgttttaataaatgaaaaagatgGAGAATATATTACAGAAAATGTGGTGTCCTCATGTggaaat tgTTATTTGGGTGATGCTTTCCGATGTGCCTCTTGTCCTTATAAAG gTCTTCCTGCTTTTAAACCTGGAGAGAATGTTAAGCTTAATTTGAAT aaTGAATCTAATTga
- a CDS encoding lipoate-protein ligase B, which translates to MNKINLLVQISLTFIILLNPNMKVGKLKNKTNYGLSYQYFKNKSYTLSRHTFIKPIKNIKINYQKKKKMNLTNEICILNCSEKLIDYKLAFELQNILHHSKIIMKNINEVKTSNHLDLKKIKNFKENMEKYDFCFILQHTPCYTLGSVANCSDILLDKENYYIEELGDVYNNLDSNEIIQLINRCETIQDKINQSHIYNENTNYFNNFLKNCRQRKIPIYRVNRGGKATFHGPGQLVLYFIFNLKNYPANYNERIINKHYKYTNKESFPSKTSEYEKYNLYINPNSKENTSYIERTFDLHTTINNFQKIGMETLQNFNIKTECKKDTIGIFYKDKKIISIGLKIRKYISMHGLSLNFNLDNNFLKYLLSCGMTHNNYISMHEINEIKKKNYNYQKGEIASSSNILNKLTFNITESLKKVFKVKVRNIKDIREMFN; encoded by the coding sequence atgaataaaataaacctACTTGTACAAATTTCATTAACTTTTATTATACTATTAAATCCAAATATGAAAGTcggaaaattaaaaaataaaacaaattatgGGTTGTCAtatcaatattttaaaaataaatcatatactTTAAGTAGACATACATTCATAAAaccaataaaaaatataaaaataaattatcagaagaaaaaaaaaatgaacctAACAAATGAAATTTGTATTTTGAATTGTAGTGAAAAGTTAATAGATTATAAACTAGCTTTTGAACTTCAAAACATACTGCATCattcaaaaattattatgaaaaatataaatgaagtaAAAACATCAAATCATTTagatttaaagaaaataaaaaatttcaaaGAAAACATGGAAAAATATGATTTCTGCTTTATATTACAACATACTCCATGTTATACCCTAGGTAGTGTAGCAAATTGTAGTGATATACTTCTAGATAaggaaaattattatattgaagAATTAGGagatgtatataataatttggaTTCGAATGAAATTATCCAACTTATAAATAGATGTGAAACAATTCAAGATAAAATTAATCaatctcatatatataatgagaatacaaattatttcaataattttttaaaaaattgtaGACAAAGAAAAATACCCATTTATCGCGTAAACAGAGGAGGTAAAGCTACATTCCATGGTCCTGGACAGttagtattatattttatatttaatttaaaaaactaTCCAGCCAATTATAATGAGCGAATTATAAATAAGcactataaatatacaaataaagaaAGTTTTCCGTCAAAAACATcggaatatgaaaaatataaccTATATATAAATCCAAACAGTAAAGAAAACACATCATATATAGAACGCACTTTTGATTTGCACACAACAATAAATAACTTTCAAAAAATTGGTATGGAAACCTTgcaaaattttaatattaaaacagAATGTAAAAAAGATACAATAGGTATCTTTTATAAGgataagaaaattatatcCATAGGActgaaaataagaaaatatatatctatgcATGGATTGTCATTAAATTTTAATCTCGAtaacaattttttaaaatatctatTATCATGTGGTATGACTcacaataattatatatcaatgcatgaaataaatgaaataaaaaaaaaaaattataattatcaaaaaGGTGAAATAGCTAGTAGctcaaatatattaaataaattaacatTCAATATAACGGAGTCATTAAAAAAAGTGTTTAAAGTAAAAGTAaggaatataaaagatatacgCGAAATGTTTAAttaa
- a CDS encoding nucleoside transporter 2, translating into MSSSNINEHYRINGIIENKIINEDDESLLNMKKEEVSLNGKYDEEPKMDLTENKIDIEDKNTNMNEFTNIFSNITLCLMGMSSVLMYNCVLNTTPHIHELLNKNIVVSSTFFLYFSILVIVSLLSSLFIEVKTRTYDVCFILSFILQMIYPFTIKYFYHKTVFFYVLVALIGATCSMMKTMIFSISSIVVNNSKVICLSYGLTGIYSLFITSTFFYFVIKINKDIQKLMLSLFITSAINCVFILVSFVCYTLLKRTNHFKEKFKIYTEERKNNKNSSDDSYKYYESVTEKKTPNISYPVNINSIIYETKTDNTESKYSLTKNDSNSVGIKSSSNNTNNMTNNEIEDNKILQEFNSKNKKYNDILLNDTEILSLTDSKKEVNKNDKNDKNDKNDKNDKNDKNDKNDKNDKNDKNNKNKFFLFNINKKNIINQAKIKAFLYKKSFTFLFCTFYNIFLKILIFPVVCPEMWTNNVDERYILIGIVQFADCISRIFPSFAGTFPIFKIFLLTQKKVLIYSLLRTILSVIGLIIPLTQDTFINNFLFKCALIFFNIYLNGWFVIMSFINVPEILKPINSMSNVAIVSSFGSTLLRVGLLTGYGCSTLYKYFISKM; encoded by the coding sequence atgaGCAGTTCTAATATCAACGAGCATTACAGAATCAACGGaattatagaaaataaaattattaatgaagatgatgaaagTTTATTGAAcatgaaaaaagaagaagtaAGTTTAAATGGGAAATATGATGAAGAGCCAAAGATGGATTTAACTGAAAACAAAATTGATATTGAAGATAAGAATACTAATATGAATGagtttacaaatatattttcaaatataaCATTATGTTTAATGGGAATGTCTTCAGTATTAATGTATAATTGTGTTTTGAATACAACTCCTCATATAcatgaattattaaataagaatattGTAGTATCTTCAacattttttctatatttttctattttagTTATTGTATCTTTGTTAAGTTCCTTATTTATAGAAGTAAAGACTAGAACATATGATGtgtgttttatattatcattcatattacaAATGATATATCCATTtactataaaatatttttatcataaaacagtttttttttatgtactaGTAGCATTAATTGGTGCAACATGTTCTATGATGAAAACAATGatattttcaatatcttCTATTGTTGTAAATAATTCAAAAGTTATTTGTTTATCATATGGTTTAACTGGAATATATTCGTTATTTATAACAtcaacatttttttattttgttattaagataaataaagatattcAAAAGTTAatgttatcattatttataacatCAGCTATTAAttgtgtatttatattagtaTCTTTTGTATGTTACACTTTATTAAAGAGAACGAATCATTTTAAAGAAAAGTTTAAGATTTATACAGAagagagaaaaaataataaaaattcaagTGATGattcttataaatattatgaaagtgtaacagaaaaaaaaacaccaaatatttcatatccagtaaatattaatagtatcaTATATGAAACCAAAACAGATAACACTGAATCCAAATATTCATTAACAAAAAATGATTCAAATTCGGTGGGTATAAAgagtagtagtaataatactaataatatgactaataatgaaatagaagataataaaatattacaagaatttaattcaaaaaataaaaaatataatgacaTACTTCTTAATGACACTGAAATATTATCACTTACTGATAGTAAAAAAgaagtaaataaaaatgataaaaatgacaaaaatgataaaaatgacaaaaatgataaaaatgataaaaatgacaaaaatgataaaaatgataaaaatgataaaaataataaaaataaattctttttatttaatataaataagaaaaatataataaatcaagCAAAAATTAAAGCattcttatataaaaaatctttcacatttttattttgtacattttataatatattcctcaaaatattaatatttccaGTTGTTTGTCCAGAAATGTGGACTAATAATGTAGAtgaaagatatatattaattggtATTGTACAATTCGCTGATTGTATAAGTCGTATTTTCCCATCCTTTGCAGGAACATTTccaatatttaaaattttcctcttgacacaaaaaaaagttttaatttattcattatTAAGAACTATATTATCTGTAATAGGTTTGATCATACCATTAACACAAGAtacttttattaataatttcctttttaaatgtgcactcattttttttaatatatatttaaatggtTGGTTTGTTATCATGTCTTTTATAAATGTACCAGAAATTCTCAAACCTATTAATTCAATGAGTAATGTTGCAATAGTTAGTAGTTTTGGTTCTACATTACTTCGAGTTGGCTTGTTAACAGGCTATGGCTGTTCGActctatataaatattttatatcaaaaatgtga
- a CDS encoding exonuclease, putative, whose protein sequence is MNLLNYTHNYICIIKYKHFYHKLLNIPFFKHFKSIEKIGSLKRFYSTKFISKEYEKYDRYNNDKKCIILKNAQNVSKDIKIIENEKECEEAAEEINKSEIIAVDFEGTNLGRYGKVCLMQVYIEKKNIYEQSDNIVQKYYIFDLLKTSVIKSAQKIIENKKTLKLIHDCREDSSALYNQLGIKLENVYDTSRAHILLMEKQKKNDIYQVSFSQLINDYLGINDDSLSVIKKEMYKNEKIWETRPLSNISIIYALKNVKYLYKLYNIFDKLLPKKLVLEKSKDFVNYCYLNYEYKLPSDLAKRGNIVEAMLVSKSLLNCVFKLNSTRKGMACTPSTIAHFVDVKIGDVVLCVVSNKSINQKILYLCKHDDVYDYWNLKERPRDKFKPSIHEHATDPMITFCNEEHSS, encoded by the coding sequence ATGAATTTGTTGAATTATacacataattatatatgtattataaaatataaacatttttatcaCAAACTCTTGaatattccattttttaaacattttaaaaGTATAGAAAAAATTGGATCATTAAAAAGGTTTTATAGTACAAAATTTATTTCaaaagaatatgaaaaatatgataggtataataatgataaaaaatgtattatattaaagaatGCTCAGAATGTATCCaaagatattaaaattattgagAACGAAAAAGAATGCGAAGAAGCAGCtgaagaaattaataaaagtGAAATCATTGCAGTTGATTTTGAGGGAACGAATTTGGGTAGATATGGAAAAGTATGTTTAATGCAGgtttatatagaaaaaaaaaatatttatgaacaGAGTGATAATATAGtccaaaaatattatatatttgatttaCTTAAAACATCAGTAATAAAAAGCGcacaaaaaataattgaaaataaaaaaacgtTGAAATTAATACATGATTGCAGAGAAGATAGTTCTGCTTTGTATAATCAGTTAGGAATAAAACTTGAAAATGTTTATGACACATCGAGAGCTCATATACTCTTAATGGaaaaacaaaagaagaaTGATATATATCAAGTTAGTTTTTCTCAACTTATAAATGATTATTTAGGTATTAATGATGATTCATTAAgtgttattaaaaaagagatgtataagaatgaaaaaatttGGGAAACAAGACCTTTAAGTAATATAAGTATAATATATgctttaaaaaatgtaaaatatttatacaagTTATACAACATATTTGATAAATTACTTCCAAAAAAACTGGTTTTGGAAAAATCCAAAGATTTTGTAAATTATTGTTACCttaattatgaatataaactACCAAGTGATTTAGCTAAAAGGGGGAATATAGTGGAAGCTATGTTAGTGAGTAAATCTTTATTAAACTGTGTTTTTAAATTGAATAGTACCAGAAAAGGAATGGCTTGTACCCCATCAACTATTGCTCATTTTGTTGATGTTAAGATTGGAGATGTTGTTTTGTGTGTAGTAAGTAATAAATCGATAAATCAGAAAatcttatatttatgtaagcATGATGATGTGTATGATTATTGGAATTTAAAGGAAAGACCCAGGGACAAATTCAAGCCATCAATACATGAACATGCGACTGATCCTATGATTACATTTTGTAATGAGGAGCATTCATCTTAA
- a CDS encoding DnaJ protein, putative, which yields MGRKNSSDSYDNSDVNGAVSKRKSKGKDDINDIMNELNKKKMNENKNMKDKKDVNFSGKMMGGMYKNKLRFILDNIIIISIILSFVVLISFKYLEEKYSIESYFEEGDSFDYYEVLKCKRGDSIQKIKKNYRDLSKQYHPDSNKNCKDCDKKFQEITKAYKTLSDSRLKKAYDNSKGKVLKLIESNSINLNMKNYVDLVENSNDYWIIQIYSDTDSLCLSFSNIWEESFDKYHDYISFGRINISTDKKLIKQKVPFNVKIYPTIFILSPDGTYQLYSNIFNATSKDFQNFITSNYPNNIYDLKMLNDSLYKMSASNIKKSGYIDKNHHVILLTNKKKLSLQAKQITYKFNNIYKTYSIKYNEIDNISNESIKKSIIDSLKVLSIKKDEYIKENQNIDYFILVNNNQVKTIRRISPTNIKNVYNDALKKNIVEINSVNVDSVCSSIGSRKTYCYVIFVDNIDDEKNVNYMRKTYQNINSSYDKFVSNKNSSEETEEQLFIQPVYILKKNLTKKFNKFINDKTINKYDAFLLDYSSNTFSTINEIKNLSNYSQNKEDLSFLHNIYKDIEILNFQKIPKYCLPFNINCLFNIKTTIPYKFYNIINRTSKLQIIFSLIVAFMLFPTFKEYGFFKYVLFALSVSFSVIVLNIKDFILLLAS from the coding sequence ATGGGAAGAAAAAATTCGAGTGATAGCTACGATAACTCAGATGTAAATGGTGCTGTTTCTAAAAGGAAATCCAAAGGAAaggatgatataaatgatattatgAATGAATTGaataagaagaaaatgaatgAGAATAAGAATATGAAAGATAAGAAGGATGTGAATTTTTCTGGTAAAATGATGGGTGGAATGtataagaataaattaagatttatattagataatataataataataagtattatattatcatttgttgtattaatatcttttaaatatttagaaGAGAAATATTCTATAGAATCATATTTTGAAGAAGGTGATAGTTTTGATTATTATGAAGTATTAAAATGTAAAAGAGGTGATAGTAttcaaaagataaaaaagaattatcgTGATTTATCTAAACAGTATCATCCAGATAGTAATAAGAATTGTAAAGATTGTGATAAGAAATTTCAAGAAATAACAAAAGCATATAAAACATTATCAGATAGTAGATTAAAAAAAGCATATGATAATTCAAAAGGAAAggttttaaaattaattgaaTCAAATagtattaatttaaatatgaaaaattatgtaGATTTAGTAGAAAATTCAAATGATTATTGgataattcaaatatattctGATACTGATAGTTTATGTTTAagtttttcaaatatatggGAAGAAAGTTTTGATAAATATCATgattatatatcatttggaagaataaatatttcaacagataagaaattaataaaacaaaaagtaCCTTTTaatgttaaaatatatccaactatttttattttatcaccTGATGGTACATATCAATTATattctaatatatttaatgctACATCTAAAGattttcaaaattttataaCTAGTAATTAtcctaataatatatatgatttaaaaatgttaaatgattctttatataaaatgtctGCATccaatattaaaaaatcagGTTATATTGATAAGAACCAtcatgttatattattaacaaaTAAGAAGAAATTAAGTTTACAAGCTAAACAAATCacttataaatttaataatatatataaaacatattctattaaatataatgaaattgataatatatcaaatgagTCTATCAAAAAATCTATAATTGATTCATTAAAAGTATTaagtattaaaaaagatgaatatataaaagaaaatcaaaatattgattattttattttagtaAACAATAATCAAGTAAAAACTATACGAAGAATATCTCCAacgaatattaaaaatgtatataatgatgcattaaaaaaaaatattgttgAAATTAATTCTGTAAATGTTGATTCTGTTTGTTCATCTATAGGTTCAAGAAAAACCTATTGTTATGTTATATTTGTAGATAATattgatgatgaaaaaaatgtgaATTATATGAGAAAAACatatcaaaatattaatagttcATATGACAAATTTGTATCCAACAAAAATAGTTCAGAAGAAACAGAAGAACAATTATTTATACAAccagtatatatattaaaaaaaaatctaacaaaaaaatttaacaaatttataaatgataaaacaattaataaatatgatgcATTCTTACTTGATTATTCATCTAATACATTTTCAAcaataaatgaaattaaaaatttaagtAATTATTcacaaaataaagaagatttATCATtcttacataatatatacaaagaTATTGAAATCCTAAACTTTCAAAAAATACCAAAATATTGTTTACCTTTTAATATCAattgtttatttaatattaaaactaCTATaccatataaattttataatattattaatagaaCATCTAAGTTACAAATTATTTTCTCTCTAATTGTTGCTTTTATGTTATTCCCAACATTTAAGGAATAtggattttttaaatatgttcTCTTTGCTTTATCCGTCAGCTTTTCAGTAATTGTCTTAAATATAAAGGATTTCATACTTCTTTTAGCTAGTTAA